Genomic DNA from Solanum pennellii chromosome 3, SPENNV200:
CCCAGACAAAATCCTTAATCTTTGATAAATTGTAGCATATATAGTTCAAAGCTCTTCATTTCAAAATCTAATAAGGCATATCACAAGGTATGGTGGTAATCATGATCATCCAGAGTTGTTAATAGTTCAAGACTGTTAGGATTAAAGTAAAATGTAGAACATCTTATGTACAGTTATCTTATGAAAAGACAGCATGCTAGAGAATTAGAGATGCCAAAACAACATAGAACGAGAAGACGGACCTCTGCATACTGAAAGCTTTCTGCTTGAAAAGGATTTTCCTAATTATCTTTTTCTCTTTAGCCTCTGAAAGTTTGGTTTTATGGGCTGGCTCAAAACAATTACCTGACTGTCAGTATTACTGGGTCCAAAGGGGATCAAAGGCTTCTTTACTGAAGAGATTGACACTGTTTGGAAACTTGACAATGTAGGGGAAGCTGCTTTTCTTTTCAGCTGCTTTGGTATCTCCAGTCTTTCAAGGATTCGTGAAGTTTTGTCATCAAGTTTCCCAGTACTTTGAGAGGGAGATGAAACCTCCTTATGCAACTTCGGCTTGGAGATACAAGCGGGAGAAGACATCTTTGGCATCTCTAATACAACCAGCTGTTCCCATTCTTCTGTAATTTTTGCACCAATTTTACCATCAGCCAAAATGCTATCCAGCATGTTTTCTTTTATAACCTCCACATCGTTGGCTTGTACTGATAAATCCTCTACCACAGGGTCTTGCAGAGCTGTGTTTGACGCAGTCACCAGTTCTTTAGCCTTAGCAGGTATTGCCCTGAGACAACCGAACTATAAAGATGAAGGTCCATGACCAGCCAATGAAAATATCGAAAAGAAACAATTGACTCAATGCCTATATAATGCTAATGTACACGTGATCATCATGGATGGTGATTAGCAGATGGTGATCAGACTGCTAAGGCTAAAGCTCAGAAgctaaacttgttttaagagtTGAAATGAAATTTGCTGTGGATCTTACTAAAAGCAAATAGCTCCTGATCGAAGTAGCTGACTTCTTCCATCTCCTAATGCAAATGACTAATAAGATAGCATAGTTCTTTGCGAAGAATTAGTATGCGCTATAGTTCACCTAGATCAGAAGAGTGTAATTAAGGTTAAGGGCTTGAGAGGATGCTAGCTGAACAAATTAGCTACACTGATGCCCTATCAATAACTAAAAAAGGCAACAAGCACCTAGAATTCAAATGGATGCTTTGAACTAATCAACAGTACCATCAGCAACTTAGGACGGCTCTTAATAGACCACCAGAAAACTTTCAGGTCTATTATTGGCAGAAGATGAAAAggaatgaacttcaagaaacaGCCAATGCTATATTGTATAGCTGACCTGTGAACTATATTGAGAGAACTCTAcaggagagaaaaaaaaagttacccaAATTGTAGGCTCTCTTTGACAAGCAAGTTTAGTCTTTGATGGAACCCCCTGTCGTGCTGAACTGGATCGTAATTTCTTAATTCGATCTGGAATATAATAACAAAGAGCATCAATTTAACTGGAGATGTACCAAAATGACTTTCCTCTGTGCACCAAGGAAGCACACTCAGCCCTTTCTTTATGCCTAGCAAAGTGCAAACACATTAGAGATAGAGCTACATTATCATTAATGAGAAGAATGTGTAACAGCAAATACTTcatagaaataaaaatgagatcCAGTTAATGGCGCTTGATGTATTTACAGATGGATGCTACTTCATCTTTGATCTCATGAATGCATGTAATTTGGCATTTCTCCAGTAACAAATGAAGAGGCATTGGTAGAATCAACAAAAAGTATAGGAATAGAATATCCCTAATGAAACAGACCTTAAGCAAAGAGGCCTGCAGAGAATTTTCAATATCCTTGCTGACTGGGATGCAAGCAATATTAGTGATGTCAGGGATAGGCAAGACTTCCTCTGATCCAGCAAGCCTCTGCAAATAATTATGCAGTGACATCACAAAATAAAGAGTAGAGAATCATCTAGTAGGATAGCTGAACATGTTAAGACAAAAATAATCCAAAGATCATTGGAACAAAGTAATATTCCCACTGCAGATTATAACGATGGTGACACATTGGACTTAGTACAACAACAAATCTAGAAGGCAGAGAGGCTTTTCCGATAGACATTGGACTTCAGTGTCAAACAGAAAACAATAagatattaaacaaaaaaaatatcatcatcaacaaataacaacaacaataagtAATTGCATGTTCTCCTTGGTGGCATATTGCAAGTTAAACCTAGTAAGAATTATCGGTcacatgatttatttatttttaaacgaGAAGGAAAGAAAGCACTAATGCTTGATCAAAATGAAGAGAAGCAGAAGAGAAAAGCAGATATTGTTGACTTCTTTTTAGAAGGAAATTAAAGACTCAGATGTTAAAGGGACAGTGGACTTACTCTTAGAATCATCACTCCTTTCTCTGAAGGTAAAAGAATATAATAGCACAGGAAGGAAGATTGCTTTGCTGTCTCTATATTACAATTTGATGAGCAAACTAAACCCTGGTCAAGGGAGTGCAGTATACCACACAGCACTCGAAAAACTGCCAAATCACAAAGTCAGATGAAGATCTCCTCATAGTTCATGATGGAGTATTCACAGTTTAATCTCAACGGCTGAGTAACAGAACGTTTTATAAgctgaacaagtatatataatatatatggaAATACATCCCAAGAAATGATGGTAGGACTTCTGCTTACGTTTAACATTTAGCTCTGATACATCAGTATCAACCAACTCAGAGAAGGCTGGGGTAACAATGTAGGAAGCACCTAAAATAATCTCTGTCAAGTAACAAAAGCTGATATTGAGTGTTGATCACCAATGATCAGAAAAGGTAACAAATGCATGTTCAAATTAGGTGCCAACTGATGAATCACATGCACCATGAGAATCTCCAAGTGAGGTAATGAATGCAAAGATAGGGTATTAATATGAGTTTTGTCTTTGTTAAGACTTTGAATTCTCATAACTAATATAGTTCCAATTGGAACTAGACATGAACAGTCGAAATTCTTAACATTGGCATCAAAGTCATAAACTAGATCAATCATATATAAGCATCTCGGAAATAGTATATCttgtattcttttatttttagatgCAAATTTTAAAAGAGAATGCTTTTTATTCTCATCCAAACTTACCTTCATCAAGTGAGCTCAAGTTAGTTCTTTCAATGACATTGAAGTTAATTGGTAAAGGAACTGTCTGAAGGTCCTGGTAACATTGAAAAGAGGGCATATAGAGGATTGTATGTTCTCCTATCTTCACTGAGCTATCAACCAAATCCAGTACTCCAAGCTCAACACCAGTTACTGGACAAGAAGGCATATCGGTCGGGATTGTTCTTGAGTTGTCAAATGGAATGCCATGACACCTGCATGACTGTCAAAAGAGTGATAACTCTAAGAAATTTCACCAGAGACTTACCGCTAActacaagaaaataaatgatGTATACTCCTGCACACCCAGGGGAAGTAAAAGAGGGTTTTCTCATGCAATTAATGGCAGGGATATCAATAACATTCAAAGGtggggtaaggtctgcgtacaccCCACGTCCCCAGACCCGTGAGATCACAATGGTATGTCGTTGCTGTTGTATCTCATGGTTAAAATCATAGAATCTAAAATATCAAATGTTTTCTAACCAACTCATTAGGCTATCACAGAACAGATAAGTAGTTTAAATACATCATAAAGCAAATCCAAAACTTAACAATTACCAATCAGTTAAAGAatgtaactttttattttataagaatcAGTTAAAAAATGTAACTTAGCAGTAGGAAGAACCTAAACAGAGAGAACACAGCGATTTTACTGAAGAATCAATAGTTCTTATAATCCAACTCATCAAGACTTTCACCTTTATATTAAGAAGGCATTCTTATGACCTATTTAGAAATAAATCAATTGTTTTGCATAATATCCTAATGAACTTATTTATACCTTACAAGGAACGAATTCATCAATTATCTGATTGAAAGAGGTGCACAAGTTGCAGGATATCTGATTTGTTGAGCCTAAAAGATTGATCTTAAAGACAAAACGAGCCTGTATTTGTTCTTCCAAGCCCTCCTTCAGTTCCTGAAACCATTTCTTTACCAAGCCAGACAAAGCATGTGCATCTGCACATCTATTCGTTATAGAtaataagaagagaaaaattgaCTCTCCCAGAAAATTACACAAAGATGTGAAGCCCACGAGTGTACTCATGCATTGAACTAAATGAAGGAGATTTAACCTTTGAAGATCAAATTTATGAAATCAGTCAAGGATATTTGACCTTTATAATCCATCAAGGGCAACATTAACCTCTTAGAAAACTCACGAAAGTACTAAGTTTAAGCTGCTTTTGTATTACTTAACAAGGATCCAAAGACATAAGGAAGGATGCGAAGAAGCACACATGAATAGGAAAGCTTGTCAGAGTAtcattttttagaaataaatgagCATTAAAATCATT
This window encodes:
- the LOC107012917 gene encoding uncharacterized protein LOC107012917 isoform X1, which codes for MVFICFVLDLRSLSPPLLRDLKQSMLQLANFYAISSPTSSTSSSRSKPLLDRIGLCYLYKNRLSRTDELKVAYSPRGNFSLRDFHHAVNNLPSDAFLPDFNGSGALCCSDLKLSSILNDKVLYSWGGHSKDITRKVVLISSCIIETLDSATKKVLMDAAANCISIEFVFLEQNSSHLADIPESINKFLKQIGDLENCSFQNYIPDAHALSGLVKKWFQELKEGLEEQIQARFVFKINLLGSTNQISCNLCTSFNQIIDEFVPCKSCRCHGIPFDNSRTIPTDMPSCPVTGVELGVLDLVDSSVKIGEHTILYMPSFQCYQDLQTVPLPINFNVIERTNLSSLDEEIILGASYIVTPAFSELVDTDVSELNVKLFRVLCGILHSLDQGLVCSSNCNIETAKQSSFLCYYILLPSEKGVMILRRLAGSEEVLPIPDITNIACIPVSKDIENSLQASLLKIELRNYDPVQHDRGFHQRLNLLVKESLQFGAIPAKAKELVTASNTALQDPVVEDLSVQANDVEVIKENMLDSILADGKIGAKITEEWEQLVVLEMPKMSSPACISKPKLHKEVSSPSQSTGKLDDKTSRILERLEIPKQLKRKAASPTLSSFQTVSISSVKKPLIPFGPSNTDSQVIVLSQPIKPNFQRLKRKR
- the LOC107012917 gene encoding uncharacterized protein LOC107012917 isoform X2 — protein: MVFICFVLDLRSLSPPLLRDLKQSMLQLANFYAISSPTSSTSSSRSKPLLDRIGLCYLYKNRLSRTDELKVAYSPRGNFSLRDFHHAVNNLPSDAFLPDFNGSGALCCSDLKLSSILNDKVLYSWGGHSKDITRKVVLISSCIIETLDSATKKVLMDAAANCISIEFVFLEQNSSHLADIPESINKFLKQIGDLENCSFQNYIPDAHALSGLVKKWFQELKEGLEEQIQARFVFKINLLGSTNQISCNLCTSFNQIIDEFVPCKSCRCHGIPFDNSRTIPTDMPSCPVTGVELGVLDLVDSSVKIGEHTILYMPSFQCYQDLQTVPLPINFNVIERTNLSSLDEVFRVLCGILHSLDQGLVCSSNCNIETAKQSSFLCYYILLPSEKGVMILRRLAGSEEVLPIPDITNIACIPVSKDIENSLQASLLKIELRNYDPVQHDRGFHQRLNLLVKESLQFGAIPAKAKELVTASNTALQDPVVEDLSVQANDVEVIKENMLDSILADGKIGAKITEEWEQLVVLEMPKMSSPACISKPKLHKEVSSPSQSTGKLDDKTSRILERLEIPKQLKRKAASPTLSSFQTVSISSVKKPLIPFGPSNTDSQVIVLSQPIKPNFQRLKRKR